In a genomic window of Enterobacter asburiae:
- a CDS encoding response regulator transcription factor CusR → MKILIVEDEMKTGEYLSKGLTEAGFVVDHADNGLNGYHLAMTAEYDLLILDIMLPDVNGWDIVRMLRSAGKGMPILLLTALGTIEHRVKGLELGADDYLIKPFAFAELLARVRTLLRRGNTVIAESQLQAADLTVDLVSRKVSRAGNRILLTSKEFSLLEFFLRHQGEVLPRSLIASQVWDMNFDSDTNAIDVAVKRLRAKIDNDFEPKLIQTVRGVGYMLEVPDAR, encoded by the coding sequence ATGAAAATACTGATCGTCGAAGATGAAATGAAAACCGGTGAGTACCTCAGCAAGGGGCTGACGGAAGCGGGGTTTGTCGTGGACCACGCGGATAACGGCCTGAACGGCTACCACCTCGCCATGACCGCTGAATACGATCTGCTGATTCTGGATATCATGCTGCCCGATGTGAACGGCTGGGATATTGTCCGCATGCTTCGCTCGGCCGGTAAAGGGATGCCCATCCTGTTACTCACGGCTCTCGGAACGATTGAACACCGGGTTAAAGGGCTTGAGCTGGGCGCGGATGATTATCTCATTAAGCCGTTCGCCTTCGCTGAGCTGCTCGCCAGGGTAAGGACGCTGTTAAGACGCGGGAATACGGTGATCGCGGAAAGCCAGCTCCAGGCGGCTGACCTGACGGTTGACCTCGTATCGCGAAAGGTCAGCCGGGCGGGCAATCGCATCCTGCTCACCAGCAAAGAGTTCAGCCTGCTGGAGTTTTTCCTGCGTCATCAGGGAGAGGTACTTCCCCGCTCCCTGATTGCCTCCCAGGTGTGGGACATGAACTTTGACAGCGACACGAACGCAATTGACGTGGCAGTAAAGCGGCTGCGCGCAAAGATCGATAACGATTTTGAACCGAAGCTGATCCAGACGGTGCGCGGCGTGGGTTATATGCTGGA